Genomic window (Aquila chrysaetos chrysaetos chromosome 14, bAquChr1.4, whole genome shotgun sequence):
gcggcggcggcggcggcgttcTCGGCCATGGCGGAGGCGGCGGCTCCCGGTTCCTGTGAGGCGGctcgcggcggcggcggcggctcgcgcgagggggggggggggggggaagcgggaCGCTCCGTGACGAGcgcgaggaggaggagggagggagggagggagggagggggggggggggggggagagagagagagagcgatCGCGCCGTTGCTGAGTGACTGAGGGAGCGGCCGCGACGCGACGCGGCGGGGCGGGCTCCGCCAATGGGCGGCGCGGTACCCGCCTAGCCCCGCCCCGCGTAACGACTCCTTGAGGGAGTCactccccgccgccgccgccgcgctgcaTTCTGGGAGGTGTAGtcccggcgggcggcggcctCCCACGTGGAGCCGACGGGAAGGGACGCCGCCGGCTTCGCGCCTCCTCCCCGCGGCTTGCGAGGGTCCCGCTGAGGGGATTCCAGCTCCACGCTGAACGTTACCGGGCTGAGGGAAACGGGGGAAAGGCCTGAGCGGCGGGACGCGCCTCCCCTCCTCCGTGGATTCCTGGTtctgaggcggggggggggggggcccgagGGCCTCGCCTGCCTCATGGGGAGCCACGCTGACAGGATGGCTGCGGTGGGCTCTGTCCCTGAGCCCCCGCGCCCTCCTTAGCAGCGGTTTCGTCCCACAAATGCAGCGTGAGGTGACCCCAGCCGGCGCGGCTCGCGGCCTCGTCAGCCAGGGGATGCGTCGGGGATCTGCTCCTCGCGTCGCCGCGTGTCTCCCGGGGAGAGGCCGCGCGGCGAGCCTCTCGCAAATACAGGTGTTTCGGGGAAGGCCTGAGTCTCCTTGGGCTCGCCTGCCCGGGCAAGCGAGCCCGAACCTCGAAAGCAAATCCGGCGCTTTCGCGAGCCCGCCCGTCGCGCCACGCGCACAGACGGCAGCCGTGTGCGTCCCCCCGGGGTTTTGTACCTACCGTAACGCAGAGCACAAATGGTCTCTGCCAGACCAACAAATTGTCCCCAAACTGTCAAAATtaccacaaccccccccccccaaggtcATTAGTGCTGCTGTGGTGGTATTTGTATACACCGCGAACAGACCCAGGACCTCCAGACCGACAGCAGCCTGGGCACAGCCGGTTGGGTCAAATAGAGCGCCTCGAAGTCTCACCTAGTATTTCCAGGCTAGAAAAGAGGATATGTGGGGGTGCTGCAAGGTAATTGTACACAGGGGTAAGCAGCGATCTAACACCTCCCATAAAGCAGAGTAttatttctttggaagaaaagtatccaagaaaaccaaaacccccaaataacGAAAACATGTAACGTTCATATCCAGCTCATCTTAAACTACATCAGGTTCTGCAACAGGCCCTTATAGCTATATATAAGCTTTTCACAGACCTCTTTCAGAGTCTCTCCCTCTTAATTGACAGCTCGGCTTTTTAAttgccttcccccagcccctcatTATATCATTCAAATGACTGTAACTTGTAACTCACAGTTCTGGCAAAACAAGGCTTGCAGCCTGATGGAGATGAATAAAAATCTGGAAGACTAATGCTCTTCTTCACTGTCGTTCAGCTGCGTGCCAAATGTTCTTATCTGAGGGATCAGTGTAGCATTTCCATCCCTCTCGTATCCAAGTAGTTTCGGCTCCCAGTGCACATCACTCCGTGCCTTTTCCCAATGGCTTTGTCTGGGTGTGCTGCACCATTATGGCTAGCagtggaagagaagaaggagcCAGGAGCAGGCAAAGCCCAAATGGCACGACCGATGtgactggtgtttgtcaagaTCACTAATGTCAGAGATGGCTCCCAGGCCCTGGCACTTGCCTTTTGAAGGAGAATTGGATCCAGCTGTCCAGCTGTCCTCAAGAGAGCTGCTAAAGCAGATTCAGTAGCTGAGAACTTTGTTTTACCCGCCAGGAAAGGTGGCCGTAGCTGCCAGCTGTGGCTTACGCAGGCCTGGTAGGACATCAGAGCAATGCTGATCCGATCCCAGCCAGGCAGGGGTGTTGCAGTTATCCGCTGGAGGAGTTGCTCGCCATTACCACGAACAAAAGAGCTTTGTTCAGCTCCATCCAGCGTAACCTGTGAGGTAAAAGGAAaagttgcaaataaaaaaatggagtgTCTCCAGACTGGGACAACTCAATTTACTAATCCATAAATCTATACCCATTCCACTAGATAGGATTTATAGACACAATGGCGgcaatgtcttttctttcccatttcttcctaTCCACGATATCAGCCTTTCAGAGTTTCTATAGAGCATTTCATTAGTCTTAGTAGACGCTCAGGAATTGAACGCCTCTTAGACAGAGCTACGTGGAAGTTTGATTAGTTTTACTGCCTGAATAAAGCTTCTTGGTGGAGCTCTTGACTAGATAATTAAACTTGCATGTACTCggagagaaaacattttgatgtaGTTAAGCAAATACTACTTTTTGGCACTGTAATTAACAGACACTACTAAAACACAAGGAACAAGTACTTTGCTACTTTGAAAACTGAACGAGCCATGTGGTTCCAGGTAACCATTCTTCCTCACAGTATGAACTTCATATCAACGTGTTCTTGTCACCAAGACCTGCAAGATGTATGTGAGGGCCGTGAGCACACCAAGGGGATCTACTGGCCCTGAGCAGCCTCCCCACACTCCATTtcagccccctgccccagcgaCACTGCAGCAGTGCCGGTCTCCAGCTCCACCACAGCCCTGGCCTGGGTGCACAGGCTGATGtcctggctgggctgaaatggGGTGATGGACAGGgtgaaggggaggaaaagagactGGTCAAGGCCAGCGAGATCTGGGGGGGTGCCTTCAGTGCCCCAACAACATAAACTTCATGGCTAAAGAGCTTTGGGGAGGAAAGATCTTTCATAATTCAAAGATGTGGGACAGTAACAACTCTTCGGGTGTCCCATTACTGAACAGAGTTGAGCTGTGCTTGTTTCTGGGATGACCTGTTGGCTTCAGCAAAACAAGATGAACGCGGCAGGTGACGTTGCCATATTTTGGGAAGTGCACGCCGTCAGCTCAGGAACCCACCTGCAGCTCCAGAGTCAGAGGCCATTCACCTTGTGGTAGCCGGTCACTTGTTCTTTTGCAGTCCGTGATTTTGTCTGTATCCACCAGTCAATACAGCTGCAAGAAAACCAGCatgtaaaagaaatgtaaagaacCTGAGTCATGCTCTTGCTGGCAGTCCCTCCAAGAAGGATTGAGGACATTTAGGTGCAGTGCTTTAAGATGCTACCTGTTGTCAGTCCCACCCTGCTAGTGGATGTTGGCGAGGCAGGAGAGGCAAATAAAACATGTGTCAGCTCCTCAGTCTCTCTGTTCACAGCCACGAGCAGCTGAAGCCAAGTCCTGTGGGGTGGAGAAGGTGTGGATGCctccccagcagagcagcagggcagctggcAAGTCGGTGTCATCTCAAAGCACCGCTGCTGACTTGGCTACAAACCACCTGTCAAGAGCAGTCTGTAAAACCGTGCAACTTGTAATCACAGAAAGGTACAAGGATTGTTACTTAAGCCATTAAGCTAACCGAAACCACTCACGGGTCTTGCGCCTTGCTTGCCCATCTCAGAACGGGACGCCTAAGCATCTCTGACTTGGGCTGCACGACAGCTGTAACTGTGTATTACCGTTGGCATGGCAGAGCGAGAGAAagctttttcctgcaaaaattgCCGCTGCTTGTGTGCTCCCTAACTCCCAGCAGACATTAACTTTCATGCCTTGCTTTCTCGTGTCTGTCAGAGGCAGCGTGACTGGCGCAGGCTCAGACACGTGCGCAGCCGGGGTCCCTGCCCGGATCATCTGCAGCTGTCCCCACTGTACGTATAGCTCTCCAGCAACCGGCTGGGCAGCGTCTCGTCGGGTGTTGCTCCCTGACAAAAAGGGATGAGTAACGCATAAGTAAACTAAAGGCAAAGTCCCCTACAAACAATGCCTTTGACACTCATTTTCCCTCAAGATACATGTATCGTTTCGGTGAGACTATTAATGCATGTTTGCAGTTCTCTCCaccactgaagtaaaaatttgTCTTCATAGGAAAAGAGTTATGTTCTTCCCTCATGGTAACTAAGGCTTAGTAATGAGTGTGAGGTAAATCCCGGTAAAGACTCCAGCTGTGTCAAAGGCTGCCATCAAATACCATGGATGCTAAGAGGTAACGCGCCCAAGGAGAGATGAGATAGGTCCACCGAAGAGAAGTCCATGGAAGGTTGCTGTGTACAAAGATCCACACCCCCAGGTCAGGAAACCCCTAATCTGAAAATGGTTGGAAGCTGGGAAAGTGCTGGGGgaagcattgcttttttttccagttcttatGCTTTTCTCAAGACATCTGTTTACTGGTGACTGTCGGATATGCAATACTGAATAAGACAGGCTTTTGGTCTGACCCACAATAGCCCTTATATTTACAGCAGAGAGTTAGTGCTCAGTGAACCACATCACTATGAATTTGGCACCCGAATACTCTCAGGGTACAGTGTGTTCCTCCAGTTTCAAAGCAGTAGGTTATGGGTGTCGCCAGGCTGTCCTGTTGCTGTTTTGCCCCTTTCACGCCAGGGTCTGGGAggcagctccagcctggggtGAAAACAGCTGCTCGTTTGGCAGACAACTCCAGCCACAGGCTAGGATGGTGCACACAAGGAAACCTTGCCCTGACTACAGTGGGGTAGGCACCCCATCAAATTTGGCTCTCCGATGTCCTTTCCCAGTCCTTCAGCAGTGTCTCAATGGACTGGCAGTCTCAAAGACCTCTTCGCAGCGGTGCACCATATCGCGCTACCCACAGGCAGCAGCGTGGTCAACGGCACTTGGCAAAAGCAGGCAGCTCCACTGGGCTGTCAGAAGGTGCGTGGGCAGGTACAGGGCTCAGGGACATGAGGTCCCTCCTCAGTACGTCTGTGCCAGGACCAGTCCCGGAGAGCTGCCCTCGCTGCTGGCAGAAGTCGCTTCTGGGGGCAACACAAAGAGCTGGTGAAGGAGCTGGTGTGAGGCTGGCTTTGGAAGAACCAGTGAACAGCCCGGGGTCGGGATTTATAAATGCCTCATTATCTGCAGACCAGGAACAGAAGCATTGAGGGAGCAGCTGGCTGGTCTGCTAGCGTTTCCAGAATCTGGGGGATGTTGTTAGTGAAGGAGGAACCGTAAAGCCTCTGGTTATTCATAGGCCCTCTGTGTTCAGTCTGAGCCAAGTTGCTTTCTCAGCATCTTTGTCCACACTTTGACCGGGAGGAGAATTAGGGGAAGCTCCTCCTGGGACAGAGCATCGCTTTCCTCCTCCGCTATTCTCACAAGAAACCCCGGAGTAAGTACACACCGGTTCCTCATCTTCTGCTGTTTCCCACTGTCAGGCAGCTCCACACAAGAAGGTGAGCTGGGGCTGAGGGTGACAGCAAGGTGGGCATGGGGCAGGGGCTTCATGGACAAGGGCCTGCTGCCACGGTACCCGAGCAAGAAGAGCTTGGTTGGGTGATGGTCGGTCAAAAACTTAATCACCAGACAAGACCGTAGCGATGAGGCAGGTCCCAGGTCACTTCAGGGTGCAGACCGGTGAGTTACACGGCCAAGCACAGGGATAGCTGCATTGTAGCTCAGGCAGAGACCAAGGACAAGAGCCCTGCTTGAAAGCGGTTCCTGAGATAAGGGGAGTGAGTCCCCGCCAAGGCTCCTCACAGCTTGTTCTCAAACAGCTCTTTGATTCAAGGCCAGGCAGCTGCACTGTCAAAGCTGGCCCTGGGCCCAGGCAGCCCAAGCcgcaggaggagggagatgtGCTCGGGGCTCCGGGCACCCACCTGGAGCTGAAGACATCCCTTTCTCCTGATGTCTGAGCTCCAGGCTGCCGCAGAACCAGGGAGGTCGTGGAGGCTTACGCCGGGGCCTGGACACCTTCGCCAAATTTAAGGCAGATGGCGATCAGATGGATCGGATGGCAGATGGAGCCAGAACGCCATCCTGCCCAGAGCTCCCATCCAAGCAAAGCTCCTGAGATACTGTTTGCAGAGCCATGGGTCCACCAGCCTCCCAGGCTTTGGCCTTGGGATGCAGGTGCTCAGGAGGCTGGGCTGTGCCACAAACAGCAAAACCTGGTGGGCTCGCTGGTTTTCCTGGTAGGAACAGCTCCGGGCGGTCTGCTCCACGGCCCCGGAGCCTTTGCCACAGGCAGCCCGGGGATGCAGCCGCTGAAGCCCAGCCCCGGAGCCAAGAAGGGCCAGGAGATCCCTGGCGCAGACTATGCTGCGCCTGAAGGAGACATCAAAGGGATGCAGTTTACAGGAAAGGTCCCTGAGAACCTGGGAGTGACTGTCCGCAGGATGTCTCtcttaatttatatttcaaagtGGATAATTTAATTGGCATAATTGGGAGTTTTCTCTTCATTATGGGTGCACAGAATACGGTAGTAGAGACAGCGAGAGGGAAGCATATCTGGGAGGGAGATAACTGCAGAAGCAGTCTGCAACCATGTAAATAACATCATCCTATTCGGGAAACTGCAGCGGTAATAAAGATCTCCTTTAAACGTGCTAGTCACAGGGTATGGGGTACCACGTCCCTCACCCTCTGGAGCAGGAGAGGTTTATTTCTGTGTCATGGCAAAGCGGAGGGGAGAGTCAGTGCTCCCGGGTGATATCCTTAGTGGTGCCCGCCCACGCGTTATAAGGTGACGGAGCTGGGTATGCCGGCCAGGCCCGCTGTTGGTGAGGTTCGGCAGCGGACAGGCTCTGGTTTGGCGGCACTGGACGATCACTTCTGAAGTAACCTAACTGCAGGTTTGGAGCTCTGTGGTTGCAGTGACCTTCATCGCCTCCAAATCATAACGCAAAGCCATACTGCCAGCTTCCTAAACACCACGGTGCTGTGACACTGCTCTTTTGAACAGGTACTGAGTGATATACGTTAACTGATACATGTTAATGTCCATGGATGGGTGGGGAAATGCTGGTTTGATGCGCCATAGCCAGATGTATTTAGCTAGCACAGATGTGAATAGCCAGCACATCACCGTCTGTATTGGGtctgtgtggcaaggttttggtaccaggggagctacaggggcggcttctgtgagaagctgctggaagcttcccccatgtccgacagagccaataccagccggctccgagacggacccgctgctggccgaGGCCGAaccaatcagcaatagtggtaacgcctctgtgataacatttttaagaaggaaaaagttgggacaggcagaatacggcagccggagagaggagtgagaacatgtaagagaaacaaccctgcagacccccaggtcggtgcagaaggaggggaggagatgctccaggcaccggagcagagattcccccgcagcccgtggtgatgaagaccatggtgaggcaggctgtccccctgcagcccagggaggtccacggtggagcagatctccacctgcagcccacggagaaccccacgccagagcagggggatgcccgaaggaggctgtgaccccgtgggagggaccccacggcagagcaggggacgagtgaggagtcctccccctgaggaggaaggagcggcagagacaacgtgtgatgaactgacgCCGgtccccattccctgtccccctgcgccactggcagggaggaggtggagaattCGGGAGTAAAGTTAaacctgggaaggagggagggttgagggggaaggtgtttttaagatttgttttttttctcattgtcctactctgatttgatttgcaataaattaaactaatttccccaagtcgagtctgttttgcccatgacagtaattgctgagcGATCTccccctgtccttatctcgacccacgagccttccgttctattttctctcccctgtccagctgaggagggcagtggCAGAGCGGCTTTGGggggcacctggcgtccagccagggtcaacccaccacccTGTCACAAAGCACGATGACCCATTTCAGATTTTGGCACATGTtagcaaaacactttttctccTAAACACAGTCGCTGAGAGCTGCAGGACTTACACTTGCACTGCAGATAATAGGCATTTTTTTAGCAGAAGTGTCTCAAAGTAGAATTGCAGTGACACCAAAGTATCTTTAGCGCTCACATTGTTAAAGATTATCGGGAGCCTTCACTTGGATTTGATCTGATTTCACTAGATTAAGAACTTTTTGTATAAGCAAAGACAATTTAATGCAAATATCTATGACAGACAAGGCAAAGATTTACTGAGGTGGATCTGGGGGTCTTCTGGTCGTCCCCCCTGCCTCAGTCCCAGCAATGCAACATGCATTTCCATGCTGCGTGCACGTTGTGCAACCAGTGCCTCCCCACACTCACCCAGAGCAGGCTGTCTCCGTCCCTGGTTAATGCAGCTCTGATTACAGCATCCTTAGAAAGGCAGATTTTCTTTCGTGTTCTCATATCCAAGTATTAACCTGCCCTGACATCACTTTGTTTGCCAGAGCTGATAGCACAGCCTGTGATCACTTCGCTGCAGAGATTACACAGAAGTAGAGGCAGATTCCAATAActtctgttctgcaaaacaaGTTTTAGTTTCTACTCCAGTATAAGTTCTTATATATGcttattctctctctctctctctctctctctctctctctctctctctctctctctctctctctctaataaCTTGTCTTGCTGCAGAGATAAGAAAGTCACAGGCACGGTGCTATGTGAATCTGGAACAAGAGACACGTCCCTTTGTGTGCCTTGTTGGAAGAAAACTCAAGTGTAGTTATGCTTCTGATACCAACACAGACCCACAACAGCTGGCTACTGCCACCATCTCCTGCTCATTTGAGGAGATGTTCTGCATATTTAAAGCCTGCAAATAATTATACATTTGGTACCAAGCTGTTATGAACAACATACAATATTCTTCCTGTTTCAGTAACTTTAGTTTGGAAGAAGTCACCAAAGCGGTGAGTCCCCACACTTAAACATTGAAGCCGGTTTCACATGATTATTGGCAGAaatggcaattttattttaaaacctcctGTGATCTGATCTCAGGATCTATTTGGATCTTCAGTCCCCATGGCAATAGCTTCTCAAATCCTGAAAATAACAATGTGCGCAGCTATTTTGACTGAATAAACCAGACGCCACACATGCATAAGGCTAAGCATATGGGTGCATGCTAGCAGGGAGAGGGTTTCCTTTCGGTCATGAAAGTAAATAGCTATTTTTTGAGCGCATGTAGAGGTCTGCTCTACTTGGTCAGATGTGTCAAGTGAGGGAGTCCTGTTTTTACATTGTCACTTTTTAAAGCAGGCCTGCATTCATCCTTTTGAATGGCTTTCTAATGATACCTGACGCGGTTCACGTGCACTGGGAACCCATTAGGCATCGCCTTTCCCAGCGAAATACCACTGAAATGGTGCCACGgaagaggagaggcaggaaaaTGGATCCTAAcctcgttttgtatattcaagTGTTCCCCCTTTGGACTGGAGCTGTTAATCAAAATGGGAAGCCTTGTGAGTTGTTTTGGTTAAGAATAGgaatttggttttgtctttgatGCTGCCTTAAGTGTTTGAAGATAACGTATGAGGAAGGAAGAATCAACTACACAGGCAGTTTCTTTGCTCACAGCTCTCTGCCTTTCTGAAGGACCTTGATTTGGTCCTCTGAGGATGCTCCAGCAGGACTGTGCCTGGATGGACCTCTTCCTGCAGGGCACCAGGTATCCCATGGACCTCGTCTCCCGGTTGCCCAGCTCTGCATCACTCCCGGAGCGTGCCTCCCGGGTGATCCCAACGCAGGAGTGGGCGCTGGGTCCGGCAGGGAGATGGGCACCGTTTGCCGTCGGTGCTTGCCTGCTGGCTGGCGCTCAGCTGCCTGCGGCCTCCCCCAGGTTGTTGTGCGGAGGGTGTTGAGACAGCTGGACCTGCGCAAAGATTTATTCACGGGGTCTGTAGCTGCTGGCATGCGTTGACTCCAGACGTAATAGCTGCTTTTGgggaaaggtgaaaaaatagaaggagagaaagaggagggaaaggaaaactcGCCCCTGTGgccagctgggaggagaaggaacagGAGGTCCCCAGAGGAGTGTCCTTCCCTGGGCATCCTTTCTGGTGGCGTGGGTGCCTTCCCTGCAGGCAAGTTTCCCGTGGTAACTAtatgtttggggtttcttttttgaCCCCCCTCAAGCTCCCTGTTGGTTGCTCCTGCTTACAGAGCTGTTAGTGCTGATGGGAGCACATGCCGATGGGGCACACTGGTTGGTCGTGAAACTCCACACGTGCGTTTTGTTGGGTTCCCTAACGTAAGCCGAGAACGACAGCCCAGGAATAGGAAGAGAGGTGGGAAAGGAAGGCGATTCTCACGCCGGTGGCTGTTACTTCTCATGGGAGGCAGTCGTAACAAGGCTTGCAGGTGCAGAGCCATGAGAATAAGACAAAACTGACATGGGTTGACAAGGGAAAAACACCGCCCAGGGACTCGAGAGAACCCAGCAGCACGGGGGGGAGACATGGAGCAGtgagggagctgcaggcaggagccctTAATTTTGC
Coding sequences:
- the LOC115350735 gene encoding uncharacterized protein LOC115350735, which gives rise to MGAHQSGPKKFAVKKSRRNKTGHQCPLRDLCPLNLKTKGDAWKTNSLSLNWVLCSPLRWLPAAQEEICRTKARALPNAARKIPQGRMVTLDGAEQSSFVRGNGEQLLQRITATPLPGWDRISIALMSYQACVSHSWQLRPPFLAGKTKFSATESALAALLRTAGQLDPILLQKASARAWEPSLTLVILTNTSHIGRAIWALPAPGSFFSSTASHNGAAHPDKAIGKRHGVMCTGSRNYLDTRGMEMLH